In Pseudomonas alcaliphila JAB1, a single window of DNA contains:
- a CDS encoding methylated-DNA--[protein]-cysteine S-methyltransferase — protein MHYRYHDSPVGPLLIAADDSGLQLLLMELDSRPWRIEDHWQPAGRELDAVCSQLDEYFAGKRRQFELRLAPRGTAFQQAVWQALLAIPYGRTCSYSELANVIGRPQAVRAVGTANGANPISIIVPCHRVIGRDGSLTGYAGGLPRKQQLLELEGVLQPAQAQLAL, from the coding sequence ATGCATTACCGCTACCACGACAGCCCCGTCGGTCCGCTGCTGATCGCAGCCGACGACAGCGGCCTGCAACTGCTGCTGATGGAGCTGGACAGCCGGCCCTGGCGCATCGAAGACCATTGGCAGCCCGCTGGCCGCGAGCTGGACGCCGTGTGCAGCCAGCTCGATGAATACTTCGCCGGCAAGCGCCGTCAGTTCGAATTGCGCCTGGCGCCGAGGGGCACGGCATTCCAGCAGGCGGTCTGGCAGGCGCTGTTGGCCATTCCCTACGGTCGCACCTGCAGCTATTCGGAGCTGGCCAATGTCATCGGCAGGCCGCAGGCCGTGCGCGCAGTGGGGACGGCCAATGGCGCCAACCCCATCTCCATCATCGTGCCCTGCCACCGCGTGATCGGCCGGGACGGCAGCCTGACCGGTTATGCCGGTGGCCTGCCGCGCAAGCAGCAGTTGCTGGAACTCGAGGGTGTATTGCAGCCGGCTCAGGCGCAACTGGCTTTGTAG
- a CDS encoding SDR family oxidoreductase yields the protein MNNILISGAASGIGAATARLFHARGWRVGLLDVDEKALAALAAELGGAWHAPLDVVDAAAVKAALADFCTQSGGQLRLLFNGAGILRTGAFADIELEQHTRLIQINVLGVLNLCHAAYPYLKVTPEAQVINMGSASALYGVPQLASYSASKFAVRGLTEALELEWREHGIRVGDLMPPFVDTPMVRSQAQRPPVMRRLGVRLEAEQIAEAAWKQAHASTVHRPVGLQFGLLFTLGQITPGWINRLLMGWLSRP from the coding sequence ATGAACAACATTCTCATCAGCGGCGCCGCATCGGGTATTGGCGCCGCCACCGCGCGGCTGTTTCACGCGCGGGGCTGGCGCGTCGGGTTGCTCGACGTCGATGAAAAGGCGCTGGCAGCCTTGGCCGCCGAGCTGGGCGGCGCCTGGCATGCGCCGCTGGATGTGGTCGATGCCGCAGCGGTGAAGGCCGCGCTGGCCGACTTCTGCACGCAGAGCGGCGGCCAGTTGCGCCTGCTGTTCAATGGCGCAGGCATTCTGCGCACCGGTGCCTTCGCCGATATCGAACTGGAGCAGCACACGCGTCTGATACAGATCAATGTGCTCGGCGTGCTCAATCTTTGTCATGCGGCCTATCCCTATCTCAAGGTCACGCCAGAGGCGCAAGTAATCAACATGGGCTCGGCCTCGGCGCTCTACGGCGTGCCGCAACTGGCCAGCTACTCGGCCAGCAAGTTCGCCGTGCGTGGGCTTACCGAGGCGCTGGAGCTGGAGTGGCGTGAACACGGCATCCGCGTGGGTGACCTGATGCCGCCATTCGTCGACACGCCGATGGTGCGCAGCCAGGCGCAGCGTCCGCCGGTGATGCGTCGCCTGGGTGTGCGCCTGGAGGCCGAGCAGATCGCCGAAGCGGCCTGGAAGCAGGCCCATGCCAGCACTGTGCATCGCCCGGTAGGGCTGCAGTTCGGGCTGCTGTTCACCCTAGGGCAGATCACGCCGGGCTGGATCAACAGGTTGCTGATGGGCTGGCTCAGTCGCCCATGA
- the aroC gene encoding chorismate synthase — MSGNTYGKLFTVTTAGESHGPALVAIVDGCPPGVEISLEDLQRDLDRRKPGTSRHTTQRQEDDEVEILSGVFEGKTTGCSIGLLIRNTDQKSKDYSAIKDLFRPAHADYTYHHKYGIRDYRGGGRSSARETAMRVAAGAIAKKFLASQGIVIRGYMSQLGPIEIPFKTWDSVEQNAFFSPDPDKVPELEAYMDQLRRDQDSVGAKITVVAEGVMPGLGEPIFDRLDAELAHALMSINAVKGVEIGAGFASVAQRGTEHRDELTPEGFLSNNAGGILGGISSGQPIIAHLALKPTSSITTPGRSIDVDGNPVDVITKGRHDPCVGIRATPIAEAMMAIVLMDHLLRHRAQNADVRVTTPVLPQL, encoded by the coding sequence ATGTCCGGCAATACCTACGGCAAGCTGTTCACCGTCACCACCGCTGGCGAAAGCCATGGCCCGGCGCTGGTCGCCATCGTCGACGGTTGCCCGCCCGGTGTCGAGATCTCCCTGGAAGACCTGCAGCGCGACCTCGATCGCCGCAAGCCGGGCACCAGCCGCCACACCACGCAGCGTCAGGAAGACGACGAGGTGGAAATCCTGTCGGGCGTGTTCGAGGGCAAGACCACCGGCTGCTCCATCGGCCTGCTGATCCGCAACACCGACCAGAAGTCCAAGGACTATTCGGCGATCAAGGATCTGTTCCGCCCGGCCCACGCCGACTACACCTACCACCACAAGTACGGCATCCGCGACTACCGCGGCGGCGGCCGCAGCTCGGCGCGCGAGACCGCCATGCGCGTGGCAGCCGGCGCCATCGCCAAGAAGTTCCTGGCCAGCCAGGGCATCGTCATCCGCGGCTACATGAGCCAGCTCGGTCCTATCGAAATCCCGTTCAAGACCTGGGACAGCGTCGAGCAGAACGCCTTCTTCAGCCCCGACCCGGACAAGGTGCCGGAGCTCGAGGCCTACATGGATCAGCTGCGCCGCGACCAGGATTCGGTCGGCGCGAAGATCACCGTGGTCGCCGAAGGGGTGATGCCGGGCCTCGGCGAGCCGATCTTCGACCGCCTCGACGCCGAACTGGCTCATGCACTGATGAGCATCAACGCGGTCAAGGGCGTGGAGATCGGCGCCGGTTTCGCCAGTGTCGCCCAGCGTGGCACCGAGCACCGCGACGAGCTGACCCCGGAAGGTTTTCTTTCCAACAACGCAGGCGGCATCCTCGGTGGAATCTCCAGCGGCCAGCCGATCATCGCCCACCTGGCGCTGAAACCGACCTCCAGCATCACCACGCCGGGGCGTTCCATCGACGTCGATGGCAACCCGGTGGATGTGATCACCAAGGGCCGTCACGACCCCTGCGTGGGTATCCGTGCCACGCCGATCGCCGAGGCGATGATGGCCATCGTGCTGATGGATCACCTGCTGCGTCACCGCGCGCAGAACGCCGACGTGCGCGTCACCACACCGGTGCTGCCACAACTGTGA
- a CDS encoding PLDc N-terminal domain-containing protein, translating into MGSTFNGLLGLVILALDIWAIINVVKSNAETGIKILWILLIVLLPVIGLIIWALMGPRGNVRI; encoded by the coding sequence ATGGGTTCCACCTTCAATGGGCTGCTCGGCCTGGTCATCCTGGCTCTGGATATCTGGGCCATCATCAACGTGGTCAAAAGCAACGCGGAAACTGGAATCAAGATTCTATGGATTCTGCTGATCGTGCTGTTGCCGGTGATCGGTCTGATCATCTGGGCGCTGATGGGGCCGCGCGGCAACGTCAGAATATGA
- a CDS encoding DNA-3-methyladenine glycosylase, translated as MNIITLLLPYQPPWDWQQFHSHFALRAIPGLESLSADSYSRGFSIDGTPGWFRVAPLPGQNALELRCRLASPAHLDQLEQRVRRMFDLDSEPEAIALHLSTDELLAPLLQRNPGLRLPVAFDPFEQAVRAIVGQQVTVKAAVTIVGRLVQRVGARIETPETLGISHLFPSPQALAEADLSGIGMPGKRVQCLQHFAARIADGSLKLHLADGSAALIEQLCALPGIGPWTAEYIALRAFGEADAFPASDLGLLKAPVWGAEGIDARRLKARAEAWRPWRAYAAAHLWHNYSGG; from the coding sequence ATGAACATCATCACGCTGCTTCTGCCCTATCAACCGCCCTGGGACTGGCAACAGTTCCACAGCCATTTCGCCCTGCGCGCGATTCCTGGGCTGGAGTCACTGAGCGCGGACAGCTACAGCCGCGGCTTCAGCATCGACGGCACACCCGGCTGGTTTCGGGTTGCCCCGCTGCCAGGGCAGAACGCGCTGGAACTGCGCTGCCGCCTGGCCTCGCCTGCGCATCTCGATCAACTCGAACAACGCGTGCGGCGCATGTTCGATCTCGACAGCGAGCCCGAGGCGATTGCCCTGCACCTGAGCACTGATGAACTGCTCGCGCCGCTGCTGCAGCGCAATCCCGGCCTGCGCCTACCGGTGGCGTTCGATCCGTTCGAACAGGCGGTGCGCGCCATTGTCGGCCAGCAGGTCACGGTCAAGGCGGCGGTGACCATAGTCGGGCGTCTGGTGCAACGTGTCGGCGCACGGATCGAGACACCGGAAACGCTGGGCATCAGCCATCTGTTCCCCTCACCACAGGCGCTTGCCGAGGCCGACCTGAGCGGCATCGGCATGCCCGGCAAACGCGTGCAGTGCCTGCAGCATTTCGCCGCGCGCATTGCCGATGGCAGCCTGAAACTGCATCTGGCCGACGGCAGTGCAGCACTGATCGAGCAGCTGTGCGCCCTGCCAGGCATTGGCCCGTGGACAGCGGAGTACATCGCCCTGCGCGCGTTCGGTGAGGCCGACGCCTTTCCCGCCAGCGACCTGGGTTTGCTCAAGGCGCCGGTATGGGGAGCGGAAGGTATCGATGCGCGCCGCCTGAAAGCACGCGCGGAAGCCTGGCGCCCGTGGCGCGCTTATGCGGCGGCGCATCTCTGGCATAACTATTCGGGAGGCTGA
- a CDS encoding AraC family transcriptional regulator, with protein sequence MSSPWPARRSITSIQLLTQLGLDLGLSLDRCLHETGLSPVQLASLNGEIEAQRELQLIANLVEALPAVEDLGLQAGRRYHLTTYGAWGYAILSSATVRQAAELGLRYHGLTYAFTRISLSVDDAVASLNFDDSALPPALHDFIVQRDMLGALVVVRELLGSTLQLLTVELRQPAPADVSPFIAAFGQVPRFGAAHNRLGFAADLLDNPLPRANPQLVSACEQQCQALLARHQWHQGLAGRVRQLLLQSPGQIADMEQVAERLHLSSRTLRRRLIEEDTSFRALQDEVRQALAEELLAAGGLSLEEIAERLGYGELSNFIHAFKRWKGVTPGRYQREAMV encoded by the coding sequence ATGTCATCCCCCTGGCCAGCACGCCGCAGCATCACCAGCATCCAGCTGCTCACCCAATTGGGGCTCGATCTTGGCCTGAGCCTGGACAGGTGCCTACATGAAACGGGGCTCAGCCCGGTGCAGTTGGCCAGCCTGAACGGCGAAATCGAAGCGCAGCGTGAGCTGCAGTTGATCGCCAACCTGGTCGAGGCACTACCCGCAGTCGAAGATCTCGGCTTGCAGGCCGGTCGGCGCTACCACCTGACCACCTATGGCGCCTGGGGTTACGCCATTCTCAGCAGCGCCACGGTCCGTCAGGCCGCCGAGCTGGGTTTGCGCTATCACGGCCTGACCTATGCCTTCACCCGCATCAGTCTGAGCGTGGATGACGCCGTGGCCAGTCTGAATTTCGACGACAGCGCCCTGCCCCCGGCGCTGCATGATTTCATCGTGCAGCGCGACATGCTCGGTGCCCTGGTGGTCGTGCGCGAGCTGCTGGGCAGCACGCTGCAATTGCTGACCGTGGAGCTGCGCCAGCCTGCACCGGCTGACGTCTCACCCTTTATCGCCGCATTCGGCCAGGTGCCGCGCTTCGGCGCGGCGCACAATCGCCTGGGTTTTGCCGCCGATTTGCTGGACAACCCACTGCCACGAGCCAACCCGCAACTGGTCAGCGCCTGTGAACAGCAATGCCAGGCGTTGCTGGCGCGCCATCAATGGCATCAGGGCCTGGCCGGACGGGTGCGTCAGTTGCTGTTGCAGTCGCCGGGACAGATCGCCGACATGGAACAGGTCGCAGAGCGCCTGCACCTGAGCAGCCGCACCCTGCGTCGACGCCTGATCGAAGAAGACACGAGCTTCCGTGCCCTGCAGGACGAAGTGCGCCAGGCGCTGGCCGAAGAGCTGCTGGCCGCCGGCGGCCTGAGCCTGGAAGAGATTGCCGAGCGCCTGGGTTATGGCGAACTGTCGAACTTCATCCACGCCTTCAAGCGCTGGAAAGGCGTAACGCCGGGGCGTTATCAACGGGAAGCGATGGTGTAG
- a CDS encoding alpha/beta hydrolase: protein MTASADFKAPAAEQMLLRGLLRGFLRLFFRGLVRPPMPVAGQRRVLRALTAITLTPRGVTRSADTLAGRPCEWHRPPVSSGSVLLYLHGGAFMIGGPDTHRGICASLAKRAALEVCALDYRLAPEHPYPAARDDVVAAYQALLAAGYRAEQIAIGGDSAGGNLSLVGCLRIIELDLPPPAALVCFSPVTDFTGEQMHEPPAGDPLLHPSWVEQAAQLYCPTDLPRNDPGMSPLFADLSRLPPTLIQVGEDELLLNDSLRLAERAKAAGVNVRLERYPRLWHVFQAHVGMLRAADYAIARVAAFLRERGV from the coding sequence ATGACTGCGTCCGCTGACTTCAAAGCCCCAGCCGCCGAGCAGATGCTGCTGCGCGGCCTGTTGCGCGGCTTTCTGCGCCTGTTCTTCCGTGGCCTGGTACGGCCACCGATGCCGGTGGCCGGGCAGCGGCGGGTGCTGCGTGCACTCACCGCCATCACCCTGACGCCGCGTGGCGTAACGCGCAGCGCCGATACCCTGGCCGGGCGCCCGTGCGAATGGCATCGACCGCCTGTCAGCAGCGGTAGCGTGCTGCTCTATCTGCACGGTGGCGCCTTCATGATCGGTGGTCCGGACACGCACCGTGGCATCTGCGCCAGCCTGGCCAAACGCGCTGCTCTGGAGGTCTGTGCGCTGGATTACCGCCTGGCGCCGGAGCATCCCTATCCGGCGGCGCGCGATGATGTGGTGGCGGCTTACCAGGCATTGTTGGCGGCCGGCTATAGAGCCGAACAGATTGCCATCGGCGGCGACTCGGCGGGGGGCAACCTGAGCCTGGTCGGCTGCCTGCGCATCATCGAACTCGACCTGCCGCCGCCCGCCGCCCTGGTGTGCTTCTCGCCGGTCACCGACTTCACCGGCGAGCAGATGCACGAGCCGCCGGCCGGCGATCCGCTGCTCCACCCCAGCTGGGTCGAACAGGCCGCGCAGCTGTATTGCCCGACCGACCTGCCGCGCAACGATCCGGGTATGTCGCCGCTGTTCGCCGACCTCAGCCGCCTGCCGCCGACGCTGATCCAGGTGGGCGAAGACGAGTTGCTACTGAATGACAGCTTGCGCCTGGCCGAGCGCGCCAAGGCGGCTGGGGTGAACGTGCGCCTGGAGCGTTATCCGCGGTTGTGGCACGTGTTCCAGGCGCATGTCGGCATGTTGCGTGCGGCGGATTACGCCATCGCCCGCGTGGCGGCCTTTCTCCGTGAGCGGGGTGTGTGA
- a CDS encoding acireductone dioxygenase — translation MSSLAVHLHTSPELPNKVLNHADDIASTLSAVGIDYRQLELPAALRPGCEQAEFDAAYGLWLQAFMGKEGHVQQELFNLQRNHPQKLELRARYLDEQVQSSASTWLFLGGFAQLSVHLDGYVYVLQGERGDLLTLPAGTRHWFDLGEEPHVLALRLSLGDETPERTGDDIASRFPRLGD, via the coding sequence ATGAGCAGCCTCGCCGTCCACCTGCACACCTCCCCGGAACTGCCGAACAAGGTTCTCAACCACGCCGACGATATCGCCAGCACCCTGTCCGCGGTGGGCATCGACTATCGCCAGCTGGAATTGCCGGCTGCGTTGCGCCCTGGTTGCGAGCAGGCCGAGTTCGATGCGGCCTATGGTCTGTGGCTGCAGGCATTCATGGGCAAGGAAGGGCATGTGCAGCAGGAACTGTTCAACCTGCAGCGCAATCATCCGCAGAAACTGGAGCTGCGTGCTCGGTATCTGGACGAGCAAGTGCAGTCTAGCGCCAGTACCTGGTTGTTCCTGGGTGGTTTCGCCCAGCTCAGCGTGCATCTGGATGGTTACGTGTATGTGCTGCAGGGTGAGCGTGGCGACCTGCTGACGCTGCCGGCCGGCACTCGTCACTGGTTCGACCTGGGTGAAGAACCGCACGTGCTGGCGCTGCGCCTGAGCCTTGGCGACGAGACGCCAGAGCGGACGGGCGACGATATCGCCAGCCGCTTTCCGCGCCTGGGGGACTGA
- a CDS encoding histidine phosphatase family protein translates to MTRLWLLALVLLPLFSVAADNADAWQALREGRALILMRHATAPGTGDPANFRLGHCETQRNLNAQGRAEARRWGELLARQGIEQPRLLSSRWCRALDTASNMQRGPVQPLAALDSFFGKPEDGAEQTDELIRSVNQLPAGAPLVLVSHQVNITALTGIFPASGEGLILAFPLRPRAEPLARIPAP, encoded by the coding sequence ATGACTCGCCTGTGGCTGCTGGCCTTGGTGCTGCTGCCGCTGTTCAGTGTGGCGGCAGATAACGCCGACGCCTGGCAGGCATTGCGCGAAGGTCGTGCGCTGATACTCATGCGTCACGCCACCGCGCCGGGTACGGGCGACCCGGCGAACTTTCGCCTGGGGCACTGCGAAACCCAGCGCAACCTCAACGCTCAAGGGCGTGCCGAGGCCCGGCGCTGGGGCGAGTTGCTCGCGCGTCAGGGGATCGAACAGCCGCGGCTTCTCAGTAGTCGCTGGTGCCGCGCGCTGGACACGGCCAGCAACATGCAGCGCGGCCCGGTACAACCATTGGCTGCGCTGGATTCGTTCTTCGGCAAGCCCGAGGATGGTGCCGAGCAGACCGACGAGCTGATTCGCTCGGTCAACCAACTGCCTGCTGGCGCGCCGTTGGTGCTGGTTTCCCATCAGGTCAATATCACCGCCCTGACCGGCATCTTTCCGGCGTCGGGCGAGGGGCTGATTCTGGCTTTTCCCCTGCGTCCGCGTGCAGAGCCTCTGGCGCGCATACCCGCGCCCTAG
- a CDS encoding alpha/beta fold hydrolase, whose product MPVCHYLVPIMLRALLLSLTLITGLAQANTTQQSPISLDTDQGTLYGSLLVPQSDKPVPVALLIAGSGPTDRDGNNPQGGHNDALKKLAQVLARNGIASLRYDKRGVAASRAATPDEKDLSVERYVADAEGWAGLLKEDPRFDRLILIGHSEGALIASLAAPGSQADALVSIAGPAYPIGQVLDMQLAMRLPPPLLAESRHILANLIRGKLQPKVPEELQAIYRPSVQPYLISLLRQDPAENFAALQIPALIVQGTHDAQVSPDNADVLKQAKPDAELAMIASMNHVMRITPAPWNEQLASYDDPQLPLAHALGERILSFIRSSAEENGR is encoded by the coding sequence ATGCCAGTCTGCCACTACCTTGTTCCCATCATGCTGCGAGCCCTGCTCTTGTCCCTCACCCTGATCACCGGCCTGGCTCAGGCCAACACCACCCAGCAATCACCCATCAGCCTCGACACCGACCAGGGCACCCTGTACGGCAGCCTGCTGGTGCCGCAAAGCGACAAGCCGGTGCCGGTGGCGCTGCTGATCGCCGGCTCCGGCCCCACCGACCGCGACGGCAACAACCCTCAGGGCGGGCATAACGATGCGCTGAAGAAGCTAGCCCAGGTGCTGGCACGCAACGGCATCGCCAGCCTGCGCTACGACAAGCGCGGCGTGGCCGCCAGCCGTGCCGCCACGCCGGACGAAAAGGACCTCAGTGTCGAGCGCTATGTGGCCGATGCCGAGGGTTGGGCGGGGTTGCTCAAAGAAGACCCGCGCTTCGACCGCCTGATTCTCATCGGTCACAGCGAAGGCGCGCTGATCGCCAGCCTGGCCGCGCCAGGCAGCCAGGCCGATGCCCTGGTGTCCATTGCCGGCCCTGCCTACCCCATTGGCCAGGTGTTGGACATGCAACTGGCCATGCGCCTGCCGCCGCCGCTCCTGGCCGAGAGCCGGCACATCCTCGCCAACCTGATTCGCGGCAAGCTGCAGCCCAAGGTGCCCGAGGAGCTGCAAGCGATCTATCGCCCCAGCGTGCAGCCCTACCTGATCAGCCTGCTGCGCCAGGACCCGGCGGAGAACTTCGCCGCGCTGCAGATTCCCGCACTGATCGTGCAAGGCACCCATGACGCGCAGGTCAGCCCGGACAACGCCGACGTGCTCAAGCAGGCCAAGCCCGATGCCGAACTGGCGATGATCGCCAGCATGAACCACGTTATGCGCATCACCCCGGCGCCCTGGAACGAACAGCTGGCATCCTACGACGATCCACAGCTACCCTTGGCCCATGCGCTGGGCGAAAGGATCCTGTCCTTTATTCGCTCCAGTGCTGAGGAAAATGGCCGATAA
- a CDS encoding MFS transporter, whose translation MSAALPYWRLSGFYFFYFALLGGTAPFLALYFDHLGFSPARIGELIAIPMLMRCLAPNLWGWLGDHTGQRLLIVRFGALCTLVCFAGIFFSQSYAWLALIMATHAFFWHAVLPQFEVITLAHLREQAARYSQIRLWGSIGFIVAVVGLGLLFEWLSLDAYPAALLVIMAGIVVSSFWVPNAQPVLRPSTLESEGFVRQLRRPGILAFYLSVGLMQLSNGPYYTFLTLHLEGVGYGRGAIGLFWALGVVAEILLFLVMARLLQRYSLRAVLLASFLITAVRWLLLGSLPQYLPVLLLAQCMHAATFGAFHAACIHFVQRSFADRQQGQAQALYVSLAGIGGALGALYAGYSWKGLGPGWTFAIASLVALLAAFIIATRLPPERP comes from the coding sequence ATGAGCGCGGCCCTGCCGTACTGGCGGCTGTCCGGTTTCTACTTCTTCTACTTCGCCCTGCTCGGGGGGACGGCGCCGTTCCTGGCGCTGTACTTCGACCACCTGGGCTTTTCCCCGGCGCGGATCGGCGAGTTGATCGCCATTCCCATGCTGATGCGTTGCCTGGCACCGAACCTGTGGGGTTGGTTGGGTGACCACACCGGTCAGCGCCTGTTGATCGTGCGTTTCGGCGCGCTGTGCACCCTGGTCTGCTTCGCCGGCATCTTCTTCAGCCAGAGCTACGCCTGGCTGGCGTTGATCATGGCCACTCACGCCTTCTTCTGGCATGCGGTGCTGCCGCAGTTCGAGGTGATCACTCTGGCCCATCTGCGCGAGCAGGCGGCGCGTTACAGCCAGATTCGCCTGTGGGGCAGCATCGGCTTCATCGTCGCTGTGGTCGGCCTCGGCCTGCTGTTCGAGTGGCTGAGCCTGGATGCGTATCCGGCGGCGCTGCTGGTGATCATGGCCGGTATCGTCGTCAGCAGTTTCTGGGTGCCCAATGCACAGCCTGTGCTGCGCCCGAGCACGCTGGAGTCGGAGGGCTTTGTGCGCCAATTGCGCCGCCCCGGCATCCTCGCGTTTTATCTCAGCGTCGGGCTGATGCAGTTGAGCAACGGCCCGTACTACACCTTCCTCACTCTGCACCTGGAGGGTGTTGGCTACGGCCGTGGCGCCATCGGGTTGTTCTGGGCCTTGGGGGTGGTGGCGGAGATCCTGCTGTTTCTGGTCATGGCGCGACTGCTGCAGCGCTATTCACTGCGCGCCGTGTTGCTGGCCAGCTTCCTGATCACCGCCGTGCGCTGGCTGCTGCTGGGCAGTCTGCCCCAGTACCTGCCGGTGCTGTTGCTGGCGCAGTGCATGCACGCCGCCACCTTCGGCGCGTTCCATGCTGCCTGCATCCACTTCGTGCAGCGCAGTTTCGCCGATCGCCAGCAGGGCCAGGCCCAGGCGCTCTATGTCAGCCTGGCCGGAATCGGCGGTGCGTTGGGCGCGCTGTATGCCGGTTACAGCTGGAAGGGCCTGGGCCCGGGCTGGACCTTCGCCATCGCCAGTCTGGTAGCCTTGCTGGCAGCCTTCATCATTGCCACCCGTTTGCCGCCCGAGCGGCCCTGA
- a CDS encoding NAD(P)/FAD-dependent oxidoreductase: MHNNPRTNAPWRVLIIGSGFAGLGLAMQLRKAGEDDFLLLEKAGEVGGTWRDNRYPGAACDVPSHLYSFSFEPKHDWSRKFAPQAEIHAYILQCVEKHRLRPHIRLHSEVLGAEFDAARGIWRVELAAGEVIETQALVSACGQLNRPAYPKLPGLERFRGEAFHSARWRHDLDLTGKRVAVIGTGASAIQFVPQIQPKVASLSLFQRSAAYVLAKPDRAYRPWEIALKQRLPLLQRADRLLQYLHHEGRALAFIRFPWLMRLFRHSFTRHLQRQMPDAGKRERLQPNYPMGCKRILISNDYFPALAQANVEVVDAAIREVREQSLVTADGREHPCDVLIYGTGFTATDFLAPMHIRGLDGLELNQAWKEGAEAYKGISVSGFPNLFLLYGPNTNLGHNSILYMLESQYAYVLGCLQALREQGLRYLDLRPTVQRSYNAELQQATHRTIWEQGCDSWYKTATGKHTNNWPGFTFTYRLMTRTPELADYDCVR, encoded by the coding sequence ATGCACAACAACCCCCGTACGAACGCGCCCTGGCGCGTATTGATCATCGGCAGTGGCTTTGCCGGTCTGGGTCTGGCCATGCAGCTGCGCAAGGCCGGCGAGGACGACTTCCTGTTGCTGGAAAAGGCCGGCGAGGTCGGCGGCACCTGGCGCGACAACCGCTACCCGGGCGCCGCCTGCGATGTGCCTTCGCACCTGTATTCCTTTTCCTTCGAGCCCAAGCACGACTGGTCGCGCAAGTTCGCGCCGCAGGCGGAGATCCACGCCTATATCCTGCAATGTGTGGAGAAGCACCGGCTGCGTCCGCACATCCGCCTGCACAGCGAAGTGCTCGGTGCCGAGTTCGATGCCGCGCGCGGCATTTGGCGTGTCGAGCTGGCGGCAGGCGAAGTGATCGAGACGCAGGCGCTGGTGAGTGCCTGCGGTCAGCTCAATCGGCCGGCCTACCCGAAACTGCCCGGCCTGGAGCGTTTCCGTGGCGAGGCTTTTCATTCGGCGCGCTGGCGCCATGATCTGGATCTGACCGGCAAGCGCGTGGCGGTAATCGGCACCGGCGCTTCGGCGATCCAGTTCGTGCCGCAGATCCAGCCGAAGGTCGCCAGCCTGAGCCTGTTCCAGCGCTCGGCTGCCTATGTGCTGGCCAAGCCGGATCGTGCCTATCGACCCTGGGAGATTGCCCTGAAACAGCGTTTGCCCCTGCTGCAACGAGCCGACCGCCTCCTGCAATACCTGCATCACGAGGGCCGGGCGCTGGCCTTTATCCGCTTCCCCTGGCTCATGCGCCTGTTCCGCCACAGCTTCACCCGCCACCTTCAGCGGCAGATGCCCGATGCCGGCAAGCGTGAGCGGTTGCAGCCGAACTACCCCATGGGCTGCAAGCGCATCCTGATCAGCAACGACTACTTTCCGGCGCTGGCGCAGGCCAATGTCGAGGTCGTCGACGCGGCGATTCGCGAGGTGCGCGAGCAGTCGCTGGTGACGGCCGATGGTCGTGAGCATCCCTGCGATGTGCTGATCTACGGCACCGGTTTCACCGCCACCGATTTCCTCGCGCCGATGCACATTCGCGGCCTCGATGGGCTGGAGCTGAATCAGGCCTGGAAGGAGGGCGCCGAGGCCTACAAGGGCATCAGCGTCAGCGGCTTTCCCAACCTGTTCCTGCTCTACGGGCCGAACACCAACCTCGGCCACAACTCCATTCTCTATATGCTCGAGAGCCAGTACGCCTACGTACTGGGCTGCCTGCAGGCGCTGCGCGAACAGGGGCTACGCTATCTCGACCTGCGCCCGACGGTGCAGCGCAGTTACAACGCCGAGCTGCAGCAGGCGACTCATCGAACGATATGGGAACAGGGCTGCGACAGCTGGTACAAGACCGCTACCGGCAAGCACACCAACAACTGGCCGGGGTTCACCTTCACCTATCGCCTCATGACCCGTACTCCGGAGCTTGCCGACTATGACTGCGTCCGCTGA